Proteins from one bacterium genomic window:
- the trxB gene encoding thioredoxin-disulfide reductase, with amino-acid sequence MNQEIKRAIIIGSGPAGFTAALYLGRANIPPLVFEGQQPGGQLTITSEVENYPGFPEGIDGPALTEKFRAQASRFGAEILGKTVDRVDLSARPFKVFVGEDTYLARSLIIATGSSARWLGLPEENDFHGKGLSACATCDGFFFRDHEIAVVGGGDTAMEEAIFLTNFAKKVTVIHRRDELRASKIMGERALANPKIEFAWNKTVKRLIGGENGLLEKLILADTQGGEDVELPVTGCFIAIGHVPNTQFLDGQFETDANGYLITRPDVTATEIEGVWACGDVQDHVYRQAITAAGTGCMAAIECERWLGEHGL; translated from the coding sequence ATGAATCAGGAGATCAAGCGCGCCATCATCATCGGCTCCGGCCCCGCCGGCTTCACCGCCGCCCTCTATCTCGGCCGCGCCAACATACCCCCGCTGGTCTTCGAGGGCCAGCAGCCCGGCGGACAGCTGACCATCACCTCCGAGGTGGAGAACTACCCCGGCTTCCCCGAGGGCATCGACGGCCCGGCCCTGACCGAGAAGTTCCGCGCGCAGGCGTCGCGTTTCGGCGCCGAGATCCTCGGCAAGACGGTCGACCGCGTCGACCTGTCGGCGCGCCCCTTCAAGGTGTTCGTGGGCGAGGACACCTATCTGGCGCGGAGCCTGATCATCGCCACCGGCTCGTCCGCCCGCTGGCTGGGCCTGCCCGAGGAAAACGACTTCCACGGCAAGGGACTCAGCGCATGCGCGACCTGCGACGGCTTCTTCTTCCGCGATCACGAGATCGCCGTGGTCGGCGGCGGCGACACCGCCATGGAGGAGGCCATCTTCCTGACCAACTTCGCCAAGAAGGTGACGGTCATCCACCGTCGCGACGAGCTGCGCGCCAGCAAGATCATGGGCGAGCGCGCCCTGGCAAATCCCAAGATCGAGTTCGCCTGGAACAAGACCGTCAAGCGGTTGATCGGCGGCGAGAACGGCCTCCTGGAGAAGCTGATCCTGGCCGACACCCAGGGCGGCGAGGACGTGGAACTGCCGGTGACCGGCTGCTTCATCGCCATCGGACACGTCCCCAACACGCAGTTCCTCGACGGCCAGTTCGAGACCGACGCCAACGGCTACCTGATCACCAGGCCCGACGTGACCGCGACCGAGATCGAGGGCGTCTGGGCCTGCGGCGACGTGCAGGACCACGTGTACCGGCAGGCGATCACCGCGGCCGGCACCGGCTGCATGGCGGCGATCGAGTGTGAACGGTGGCTGGGAGAGCATGGGCTGTAA
- a CDS encoding sulfide/dihydroorotate dehydrogenase-like FAD/NAD-binding protein, with product MLFEIEAEHIARRGKAGQFIILRVHDEGERIPLTIASRDTDRGTITIVAQEVGKTTRLLNALQVGDEILDLAGPLGKPTDIPDGGKTVLCVGGGIGNAVVWPMATAMKAAGNRVISILGARTRDLLILEDEVRAASDELIVTTDDGSYGRKGLVTHAIESLVAEGVGIDECICVGPVIMMKFVCRTTEPHGIKTLASLNPIMVDGTGMCGACRVTVGGKTRFACVEGPEFDGHQTDFDELMSRLAYYKDEEALSLASAGHACKLDAAAAKLATETNR from the coding sequence ATGCTCTTTGAGATCGAGGCCGAGCATATTGCCCGCCGCGGCAAGGCAGGCCAGTTCATCATCCTGCGTGTCCATGACGAGGGCGAGCGGATCCCCCTGACCATCGCCAGCCGCGACACGGACCGGGGCACCATCACCATCGTCGCGCAGGAAGTGGGCAAGACGACCCGCCTGCTCAACGCCCTGCAGGTCGGCGACGAGATCCTCGACCTGGCCGGTCCCCTGGGCAAGCCGACGGACATCCCGGACGGCGGCAAGACCGTGCTCTGCGTGGGCGGCGGCATCGGCAACGCGGTGGTCTGGCCCATGGCCACGGCCATGAAGGCCGCGGGCAACAGGGTCATCTCGATCCTGGGCGCGCGCACCCGGGACCTGCTGATCCTCGAAGACGAGGTCCGCGCCGCGAGCGACGAGCTCATCGTCACCACCGACGACGGCAGCTACGGGCGCAAGGGGCTGGTCACCCACGCCATCGAATCGCTGGTCGCCGAAGGCGTCGGGATCGACGAGTGCATCTGCGTCGGCCCGGTGATCATGATGAAGTTCGTCTGCAGGACAACCGAGCCCCACGGCATCAAGACCCTGGCCTCGCTCAATCCGATCATGGTGGACGGCACCGGCATGTGCGGCGCCTGCCGCGTGACCGTGGGCGGCAAGACCCGGTTCGCCTGCGTCGAGGGGCCCGAATTCGACGGCCACCAGACCGACTTCGACGAGCTGATGTCCCGGCTGGCCTACTACAAGGACGAGGAAGCCCTATCCCTGGCGTCGGCCGGCCACGCCTGCAAGCTCGACGCGGCCGCCGCGAAACTCGCCACCGAGACCAACCGCTAG
- the folE gene encoding GTP cyclohydrolase I FolE, with product MEEMIRGIIESIGEDPRREGLLKTPERVARAYQEITAGYRQDPDAMVRGALFEAEGREMVLINDIDFYSMCEHHMLPFFGKAHVAYIPGTKIVGLSKVARVVEAFARRLQVQERMTAQIANCLMDNLDATGVAVVLHAQHLCMMMRGVKRQNSFAVTSEMLGVFKEDAKTRSEFLTLIQEKPWN from the coding sequence ATGGAAGAGATGATCCGCGGCATCATCGAGAGCATCGGCGAGGATCCCCGGCGCGAGGGCCTGCTCAAGACCCCCGAACGCGTCGCCCGCGCCTACCAGGAGATCACGGCCGGCTACAGGCAGGACCCCGACGCCATGGTGCGCGGAGCGCTCTTCGAGGCCGAGGGCCGGGAGATGGTCCTGATCAACGACATCGACTTCTACAGCATGTGCGAGCACCACATGCTGCCGTTCTTCGGCAAGGCCCACGTGGCCTACATCCCCGGCACGAAGATCGTCGGCCTGTCCAAGGTCGCGCGCGTGGTCGAGGCCTTCGCCCGCCGCCTGCAGGTGCAGGAGCGGATGACCGCCCAGATCGCCAACTGCCTCATGGACAACCTGGACGCCACCGGTGTGGCGGTGGTCCTGCACGCCCAGCATCTCTGCATGATGATGCGCGGGGTCAAGCGCCAGAACTCCTTCGCGGTGACCAGCGAGATGCTCGGTGTCTTCAAGGAGGATGCGAAGACCCGGTCGGAATTCCTCACGCTCATCCAGGAGAAGCCCTGGAACTGA
- the rplU gene encoding 50S ribosomal protein L21: MYAIVNIMNRQFRVEPDATVQVPLMRGEIGDAVNLDEVLLYHDGKSTSVGAPSVAGCSVAAEIVRHGMGRKISVFKKKRRQNYRRNKSHRQAFTEIRIKNITV, from the coding sequence ATGTACGCCATTGTCAACATCATGAACAGGCAGTTCCGGGTCGAGCCAGACGCCACCGTGCAGGTGCCGTTGATGCGGGGCGAGATCGGGGACGCGGTGAATCTCGACGAGGTCCTGCTCTACCACGACGGCAAGTCGACGTCGGTGGGTGCGCCCAGCGTGGCCGGCTGCTCGGTCGCGGCCGAGATCGTGCGCCACGGCATGGGACGCAAGATCAGCGTCTTCAAGAAGAAGCGCCGCCAGAACTACCGGCGCAACAAGAGCCACCGTCAGGCCTTCACCGAGATTCGCATCAAGAACATCACCGTCTAG
- the lnt gene encoding apolipoprotein N-acyltransferase → MLRQGTPARNAGEASLPPRLAALATVCAGVMATVAMPPLRGTGWLIVPSLTLLFAVLRDTPRPALVGWLFGLAHQATLLHWLFLLGPEAPIASRVLVPVAASAAILYASLFYLLLGWLIGRMARLYGRSAALMTAPVLWTAVEALRTAGELGFPWCLSGMAFLQTPLYPLAAAGGELALGAGAAITAALLVSLPDLSVGRGAGRDGRAATTAAALSLACLVAWGSLALLSGRGDADTAAGTVRVAAVQADVALRDKWTQGRIDSTTVPYTAMSAAAAREGVELLVWAETAVPAYLMYERHLLSWVRAVADTNDVYLYTGFPDANLDADGRQLRTNASGLFDPGGRLCDRYAKHHLLPFGERMPFQSVMPWLGNVDLGQAEWEPGAPPAPMDVLLADGRALRLGGLICYESIFPSLARHAVRAGAGVLVNITNDGWFGRTAGPVQHAEMARMRAVECGVPLVRCANNGISYITDDGGVVRRRAGLGERALVIDDVSPGRRGTRYLRHGAWPLLIFLSAWSAVAMALTARGRR, encoded by the coding sequence ACACCCGCCCGGAATGCCGGCGAAGCGTCGCTCCCGCCCCGGCTGGCAGCCCTCGCGACCGTCTGCGCGGGTGTCATGGCGACGGTCGCCATGCCGCCGTTGCGCGGCACGGGCTGGCTGATCGTACCGTCCCTGACCCTTCTCTTCGCGGTCCTGCGCGACACGCCGCGTCCTGCTCTCGTCGGCTGGCTCTTCGGCCTGGCGCACCAGGCGACGCTGCTGCACTGGCTGTTCCTGCTGGGACCGGAGGCGCCCATTGCCTCCAGGGTGCTGGTGCCCGTCGCCGCTTCGGCCGCGATCCTCTACGCCTCGCTCTTCTACCTGCTGCTGGGCTGGTTGATCGGACGCATGGCCCGCCTCTACGGTCGGTCCGCCGCGCTGATGACGGCGCCTGTCCTGTGGACGGCGGTCGAGGCGCTGCGTACCGCCGGGGAGCTCGGCTTTCCCTGGTGCCTGTCGGGCATGGCGTTCCTGCAGACGCCGCTGTATCCGCTGGCGGCGGCCGGGGGTGAACTGGCGCTGGGCGCCGGAGCGGCCATCACCGCGGCCCTGCTGGTCTCGCTGCCCGATCTGTCGGTCGGCCGGGGCGCCGGACGCGACGGCCGGGCCGCGACGACGGCCGCGGCCTTGTCCCTGGCCTGTCTCGTGGCTTGGGGCTCGCTGGCGCTCCTGAGCGGGAGAGGCGACGCGGACACCGCCGCCGGTACCGTCCGGGTTGCCGCCGTACAGGCCGACGTCGCCCTGCGCGACAAGTGGACCCAGGGACGCATCGACTCGACCACGGTCCCCTATACGGCCATGAGCGCGGCAGCGGCCCGCGAAGGCGTCGAGCTGCTGGTCTGGGCGGAGACGGCCGTGCCCGCCTACCTGATGTACGAACGGCACCTGCTGAGCTGGGTACGCGCGGTGGCCGACACCAACGATGTCTATCTCTACACCGGCTTCCCCGACGCCAACCTGGACGCCGACGGGCGCCAGCTCCGCACCAACGCCTCGGGACTCTTCGATCCCGGGGGCAGATTGTGCGACCGCTACGCCAAGCATCACCTGCTGCCCTTCGGCGAGCGCATGCCCTTCCAGAGCGTGATGCCCTGGCTGGGCAATGTCGACCTGGGGCAGGCGGAGTGGGAGCCGGGCGCGCCGCCGGCGCCCATGGACGTCCTGCTGGCCGACGGTCGCGCCCTGCGCCTGGGGGGCCTGATCTGCTACGAGTCCATTTTCCCGTCTCTGGCCCGGCACGCCGTTCGTGCGGGCGCCGGCGTGCTGGTCAATATCACCAACGACGGCTGGTTCGGACGCACCGCCGGTCCGGTGCAGCACGCCGAGATGGCCCGCATGCGCGCCGTCGAGTGCGGCGTGCCGCTGGTCCGTTGCGCCAACAACGGTATCAGCTACATCACCGACGACGGGGGCGTGGTGCGGCGCAGAGCGGGGCTGGGTGAACGCGCCCTGGTGATCGACGACGTCTCGCCGGGCCGGCGCGGCACGCGCTATCTGCGACATGGCGCCTGGCCGCTGCTGATCTTCCTGTCGGCCTGGTCTGCCGTCGCGATGGCCCTCACGGCCCGGGGAAGGCGATGA
- the rpmA gene encoding 50S ribosomal protein L27, which yields MAHKKGVGSSRNGRDSNAQRLGVKRFGGEAVSAGTIIVRQRGTKIHPGENVGRGNDDTLYAKIDGLVVFGRYNRTRKKVSVLPA from the coding sequence ATGGCACACAAGAAAGGCGTCGGCAGTTCACGCAACGGGCGCGACAGCAACGCCCAGAGGCTGGGCGTGAAGCGCTTCGGCGGCGAGGCCGTCAGCGCGGGCACCATCATCGTGCGCCAGCGCGGCACCAAGATCCATCCGGGCGAGAACGTGGGCCGCGGCAACGACGATACCCTGTACGCCAAGATCGACGGTCTGGTGGTCTTCGGCCGCTACAACCGCACGCGGAAGAAGGTCAGTGTCCTGCCAGCCTGA
- a CDS encoding phosphoribosylglycinamide formyltransferase, whose amino-acid sequence MPVAVLLSGSGRTLENFLRERDAGRLPADIVAVVSSRDDARGVDIARRAGCPVGVFRRKDHPDIAAHNAAINEWLAPRGPGLILLAGYLCYYQRPGWFDGPILNIHPALLPRHGGKGLYGRHVHEAVLAAGETESGCTVHHVNDVYDAGEIVAQQRVPVLPGDTPDTLAARVFTAECALYPRVVEEIARSLLEQRSG is encoded by the coding sequence CTGCCCGTGGCGGTCCTGCTTTCCGGCAGCGGCCGCACCCTGGAGAACTTCCTGCGTGAGCGCGATGCCGGACGACTTCCCGCGGACATCGTGGCCGTCGTCTCCAGCCGCGACGATGCGAGGGGCGTGGACATCGCCCGTCGGGCGGGCTGTCCCGTCGGCGTGTTCCGCCGCAAGGACCACCCGGACATCGCCGCCCACAACGCGGCCATCAACGAATGGCTGGCGCCCCGCGGTCCCGGCCTGATCCTGCTCGCGGGCTACCTCTGCTACTACCAGCGCCCCGGCTGGTTCGACGGTCCCATCCTGAACATCCACCCGGCCCTGCTGCCCCGCCACGGCGGCAAGGGTCTTTACGGCCGCCATGTTCACGAGGCGGTCCTGGCGGCGGGCGAGACCGAGAGCGGGTGCACCGTCCACCACGTCAACGACGTCTATGACGCGGGGGAGATCGTCGCCCAGCAGCGCGTGCCGGTCCTGCCGGGCGACACGCCCGACACGCTGGCCGCACGGGTCTTCACAGCCGAGTGCGCGCTCTATCCTCGAGTGGTGGAAGAGATCGCGCGCTCCCTCCTCGAACAGCGGTCGGGGTGA
- a CDS encoding NUDIX domain-containing protein, translated as MDPRRHAYPYCPICRAALARREEGGAVRPWCAACGFVQYLNPAPAAAVIVRRGERILLTRRRYAPREGLWTLPAGFLEYDEPAAAAARREAVEETGLEVEIEELFAVHHGILPPDRSVILIVYRARELAGELRAGDDAQEVGFFTLDDLPGPIAFSSHRKVLDALREEMREGHIS; from the coding sequence ATGGACCCACGGCGCCACGCCTATCCCTACTGCCCGATCTGCCGGGCGGCCCTGGCGCGTCGCGAGGAGGGCGGCGCCGTCCGCCCCTGGTGCGCAGCCTGCGGTTTCGTCCAGTACCTCAACCCGGCGCCCGCGGCGGCGGTCATCGTGCGGCGCGGCGAGCGGATCCTGCTGACGCGCCGGCGCTACGCGCCGCGGGAGGGCCTGTGGACCCTGCCGGCGGGATTTCTGGAGTACGACGAACCAGCCGCCGCCGCCGCCCGCCGCGAAGCCGTCGAGGAGACCGGGCTCGAGGTGGAGATCGAGGAGCTCTTCGCCGTCCATCACGGGATACTGCCGCCAGATCGTTCGGTGATCCTGATCGTCTACCGGGCCAGGGAGCTGGCAGGCGAACTGCGGGCGGGGGACGACGCGCAGGAAGTGGGTTTCTTCACGCTGGACGACCTGCCGGGTCCCATCGCCTTCTCGTCCCACCGCAAGGTGCTGGACGCGTTGCGCGAAGAGATGAGGGAGGGACATATCTCGTGA
- the gltA gene encoding NADPH-dependent glutamate synthase — protein MTARQKPTYKFNKSKTKTPMREQPPEQRIKNFGEVPLGFSCEEATAEGRRCIQCKDSPCVGGCPVEVDIPAFMNLVGEGLYEEALRKVKEKNFLPAICGRVCPQEDQCELVCTLNKPDKGREPGGVGRVERFLGDYALEHDLNVLPSKDADTGKKVAIIGSGPAGLTAASDLIQRGHDVTVFEALHKPGGVLFYGIPEFRLPKKILIREIDGLKDMGVKFVMNYPVGKAESLNSIRERFDAVFIGTGAGLPWFMGIPGENLNGVYSANEFLTRVNLMGGYQFPEKSDTPIKKIRRIAVIGGGNVAMDAARTSKRLDPEHVYLIYRRTKAELPARIEESHHAEQEYIDFQLLHAPVEIIGHNGAVKAIKCQQMELGEPDDSGRRRPVPIEDAYQTWAVDTVVVAIGQGPNPVLTADCPELELNARRGTIVVREERTMQTNLDNVWAGGDIVTGGATVILAMGAGRKAANAIHAHLMEGSGVPAQ, from the coding sequence ATGACGGCACGGCAGAAGCCGACCTACAAGTTCAACAAGTCGAAGACGAAGACCCCCATGCGGGAACAGCCGCCCGAGCAGCGCATCAAGAACTTCGGCGAGGTCCCGCTGGGTTTCAGCTGCGAGGAGGCGACGGCCGAGGGCCGGCGCTGCATCCAGTGCAAGGACTCGCCCTGCGTCGGCGGTTGTCCCGTGGAGGTGGACATCCCCGCCTTCATGAACCTCGTGGGCGAGGGCCTGTATGAGGAGGCCCTGCGCAAGGTCAAGGAGAAGAACTTCCTGCCGGCGATCTGCGGCCGGGTCTGTCCCCAGGAGGACCAGTGCGAGCTGGTCTGCACCCTCAACAAGCCCGACAAGGGCCGCGAGCCCGGCGGCGTCGGCCGGGTCGAACGCTTCCTCGGCGACTACGCCCTCGAGCACGACCTGAACGTCCTGCCCTCGAAGGACGCGGACACGGGCAAGAAGGTGGCGATCATCGGCTCGGGGCCCGCCGGGCTGACCGCCGCCAGCGACCTGATCCAGAGGGGTCACGACGTCACCGTCTTCGAGGCGCTGCACAAGCCCGGCGGCGTGCTCTTCTACGGCATCCCCGAGTTCCGCCTGCCCAAGAAGATCCTGATCAGGGAGATCGACGGGCTCAAGGACATGGGCGTCAAGTTCGTGATGAACTATCCGGTGGGCAAGGCCGAGTCGCTGAACTCGATCCGCGAGCGCTTCGACGCGGTGTTCATCGGCACGGGCGCCGGCCTGCCCTGGTTCATGGGCATTCCCGGCGAGAACCTCAACGGCGTCTACAGCGCCAACGAGTTCCTGACGCGCGTCAACCTGATGGGCGGCTACCAGTTCCCCGAGAAGTCCGACACGCCCATCAAGAAGATCAGGCGCATCGCCGTGATCGGCGGCGGCAACGTGGCCATGGACGCGGCCCGCACCTCGAAGCGCCTCGACCCCGAGCACGTCTACCTCATCTACCGGCGGACCAAGGCCGAGCTGCCCGCCCGCATCGAGGAGTCGCACCACGCCGAGCAGGAGTACATAGACTTCCAGCTGCTGCACGCGCCGGTGGAGATCATCGGCCACAACGGGGCCGTGAAGGCCATCAAGTGCCAGCAGATGGAGCTGGGCGAGCCGGACGACAGCGGCCGGCGGCGCCCGGTGCCCATCGAGGACGCCTACCAGACGTGGGCGGTCGACACGGTGGTCGTGGCCATCGGCCAGGGGCCGAATCCCGTCCTGACGGCGGACTGCCCCGAGCTCGAGCTCAACGCGCGCCGCGGCACGATCGTCGTCAGGGAAGAGCGGACCATGCAGACCAACCTGGACAACGTTTGGGCCGGCGGCGACATCGTCACCGGCGGCGCCACGGTGATCCTGGCCATGGGGGCGGGCAGGAAAGCCGCGAATGCCATCCACGCTCACCTGATGGAGGGGAGCGGGGTGCCGGCACAATAG